In Alicyclobacillus macrosporangiidus CPP55, a single window of DNA contains:
- a CDS encoding nickel-dependent hydrogenase large subunit — MSKQGVEVSKKMELKVHSLGRVEGDLDVRVAVEDGVVVDAWTEATMFRGFEIILKGKDPQAGLIVTPRICGICGGSHLTKAVYALDTAWHTEVPPNATLIRNVAQAAETIQSIPRWFYALFAIGLTHQNYASSDLYDEVVRRWAPFEGEHYAIGVTVSSKPVEIYAIFGGQWPHSSFMVPGGVVSAPTLSDITRSISILEHYRETWLEKILLGCSVERWLENKTWSDVLNWLDERAAHRNSDLGLFIRYSMDIGLDKYGSGPGRYLAAGSFPHPQKYRFPTIDGRNAALISRSGVYDGKTFHDFDQERIREDHTHSFFRGSGSLHPFVGVTDPIDPVEGQKEGKYTFAKAPRYEVPGMGAVSLEAGPLARQVIAGRPGAEEWQDYDPLFLNIIQEIGPSVMVRVLARLHEAAKYYLRMRDWLKQINLNEKFYIKPRELPEGRGFGATEAARGALMDWLQIKDGKIDNYQVITPTAWNIGPRDGQGQRGPIETAMIGVPVRNPEDPVELAHIAQSYDSCLVCTVHAYDAKSHRELAKYEVVKM, encoded by the coding sequence ATGAGTAAGCAAGGGGTTGAAGTCTCCAAGAAAATGGAACTGAAGGTCCATTCGTTGGGGCGGGTGGAAGGTGACCTGGATGTCCGGGTTGCCGTGGAGGACGGCGTCGTGGTCGATGCATGGACGGAGGCCACAATGTTTCGTGGGTTTGAGATAATTCTGAAAGGAAAGGACCCGCAGGCCGGATTGATTGTCACCCCCAGAATTTGCGGTATTTGCGGCGGGAGCCACTTGACCAAGGCGGTGTACGCTCTGGATACCGCTTGGCACACTGAAGTGCCTCCCAATGCGACGCTAATTCGCAATGTTGCGCAGGCGGCTGAGACAATCCAGAGCATTCCCCGGTGGTTTTACGCGCTGTTTGCCATCGGTCTAACGCATCAGAATTATGCGTCCTCCGATTTGTACGACGAAGTGGTCCGCCGTTGGGCGCCTTTTGAGGGCGAACACTACGCGATTGGTGTCACCGTTTCGAGTAAGCCTGTCGAAATCTACGCGATTTTCGGCGGCCAGTGGCCGCACTCCAGCTTCATGGTTCCAGGTGGCGTGGTCAGTGCCCCGACGCTCTCAGACATCACACGTTCGATCAGCATTTTGGAACACTATCGGGAAACCTGGTTGGAAAAGATCCTGCTCGGCTGCTCGGTGGAGCGGTGGTTGGAGAACAAGACCTGGTCGGACGTGCTGAATTGGCTTGATGAACGGGCAGCACACCGGAATTCCGATCTAGGACTGTTCATCCGCTACAGTATGGACATCGGGTTGGACAAGTACGGATCCGGGCCTGGGCGATACTTGGCTGCCGGGAGTTTCCCGCATCCGCAGAAGTACCGCTTTCCGACCATCGATGGGCGGAATGCGGCATTGATTTCCCGGTCCGGCGTGTATGATGGCAAGACTTTCCATGATTTTGATCAAGAGCGGATCCGGGAAGATCATACGCATTCGTTCTTCCGCGGGAGCGGGTCTTTGCATCCGTTCGTTGGGGTAACCGACCCCATCGATCCGGTGGAAGGGCAGAAAGAAGGCAAGTACACGTTCGCGAAGGCGCCGCGCTATGAGGTACCTGGCATGGGGGCGGTGTCGTTGGAGGCGGGTCCGCTAGCTCGCCAGGTGATAGCCGGACGTCCGGGGGCGGAGGAATGGCAGGACTACGATCCCCTGTTCCTGAACATCATCCAGGAAATCGGACCCAGCGTCATGGTTCGCGTCTTGGCCCGCCTGCACGAGGCCGCGAAGTACTACTTGCGGATGCGCGACTGGCTGAAACAGATCAATTTGAACGAGAAGTTCTATATCAAGCCTCGCGAGTTGCCGGAGGGTCGCGGTTTTGGGGCCACCGAAGCGGCGCGGGGTGCTCTCATGGACTGGCTTCAAATCAAGGATGGCAAGATCGACAATTACCAGGTGATCACGCCCACAGCGTGGAACATCGGACCGCGCGATGGCCAAGGCCAGCGCGGTCCGATTGAAACGGCGATGATTGGCGTCCCGGTACGGAATCCAGAAGATCCAGTGGAACTCGCACACATTGCACAGAGTTACGACTCGTGCCTGGTTTGCACGGTGCACGCGTATGACGCTAAGTCACATCGGGAGTTGGCCAAATACGAAGTCGTGAAGATGTGA
- a CDS encoding hydrogenase maturation protease, translating to MTAIIGCGNLIRSDDGAGPMLIRKLWELGVPEGVRLADGGTAGMDVIFQIGDAKELILVDACTSGAEPGTIFEVPGEEVEAPPLKEVNLHNIRWDNAIAMGRWLLKERFPKKVTVFLIEAENLEHGFGLSPAVEAAVERLARDLIQRLEEQQCRLS from the coding sequence GTGACTGCCATCATTGGATGCGGGAATCTGATCCGGAGTGACGACGGCGCCGGTCCGATGCTGATTCGGAAGTTGTGGGAGCTGGGCGTTCCGGAAGGAGTGCGCTTGGCCGACGGCGGTACAGCGGGGATGGACGTCATCTTTCAGATCGGAGATGCGAAAGAATTGATCCTTGTTGACGCGTGTACGTCAGGGGCGGAGCCGGGAACCATCTTCGAAGTGCCCGGGGAGGAAGTGGAAGCCCCTCCACTCAAAGAAGTGAACCTGCACAACATACGCTGGGACAACGCCATCGCGATGGGGCGATGGCTGTTGAAGGAGCGCTTTCCTAAAAAGGTGACGGTCTTTCTCATCGAGGCCGAGAATTTGGAACACGGTTTTGGTTTGTCGCCGGCGGTGGAGGCGGCGGTGGAACGGCTGGCGCGAGATTTGATTCAACGCTTGGAGGAGCAGCAGTGCAGATTGAGCTGA